Proteins from a single region of Oncorhynchus tshawytscha isolate Ot180627B linkage group LG03, Otsh_v2.0, whole genome shotgun sequence:
- the LOC112236084 gene encoding potassium/sodium hyperpolarization-activated cyclic nucleotide-gated channel 4-like: protein MDGVAGGVGPPGGGEGRPGRSGGDSKRRSKGSLPSPGYRLSQASLEGDRSGVEGSVSGGGRRRLSILSATRDGLPFHSAGTPTTPVPLPPPPAPFSSTQQRSVGFSSSRAALASTSSSTGTGVVVVALGPETTTNTACNTVAGTPEMGSLSGTGGMGGFGMGLDGEDYSYSNQSTFIQRQFGAMLQPGVNKFSLRMFGSHKAVAMEQERLKSAGEWIIHPYSDFRFYWDLIMLCLMMGNLIILPVGITFFKDENTPPWIIFNVVSDTLFLVDLVLNFRTGIVKEDSTEILLDPKAIRQRYLKSWFAVDFVSSIPVDYIFLMVDLEARLDSEVYRTARALRIVRFTKILSLLRLLRLSRLIRYIHQWEEIFHMTYDLASAMVRIVNLIGMMLLLCHWDGCLQFLVPMLQDFPLDCWVSKNNMVNDTWGIQYSYALFKAMSHMLCIGYGAQAPEGMTDVWLTMLSMIIGATCYAMFIGHATALIQSLDSSRRQYQEKYKQVEQYMSFHKLPADVRQRIHEYYEHRFQGKMFDEENILGELSEPLKEAIVSFNCRSLVAHMPLFANADPNFVTAVLTKLRFEVFQPNDFIIREGTVGRKMYFIQHGRVGILTRGNKETKLSDGSYFGEICLLTRGRRTASVRADTYCRLYSLSVDSFNEVLEEHPMMRRAFETVAVDRLDRIGRKNSILMRKPSQAGSMAGGSGLGRGGRGGGGGGARHGRAGLL from the exons ATGGATGGGGTGGCGGGAGGTGTTGGGCCCCCTGGCGGGGGTGAGGGTCGGCCGGGTCGTAGTGGAGGAGACTCTAAAAGGCGCAGTAAGGGCAGCCTGCCCTCCCCAGGGTACCGCCTCTCCCAGGCATCGCTGGAGGGTGACAGGTCAGGGGTCGAGGGGTCCGTTTCCGGAGGGGGGCGACGGCGCCTCTCCATCTTGAGTGCCACCAGAGACGGCCTCCCCTTCCATTCAGCTGGCACTCCGACCACCCCTgtccccctgccccctcctccagCCCCCTTCTCCTCCACCCAGCAGCGTTCTGTTGGCTTTTCCTCGTCACGCGCCGCCCttgcctccacttcctcctccaccGGCACCGGAGTGGTCGTTGTAGCGTTGGGCCCGGAAACCACGacaaacacggcttgtaacaccGTGGCGGGCACGCCGGAGATGGGGAGTCTGTCTGGGACGGGGGGCATGGGGGGGTTTGGGATGGGTCTAGACGGGGAGGACTACAGCTACTCCAACCAGTCCACCTTcatccagagacagtttggagcCATGCTGCAGCCGGGGGTCAACAAGTTCAGCCTGCGCATGTTTGGGTCCCACAAGGCCGTGGCCATGGAGCAGGAGAGACTCAAATCAGCAGGGGAGTGGATCATACACCCCTACAGCGACTTCAG gttcTACTGGGATCTGATCATGTTGTGTTTGATGATGGGGAACCTGATCATCCTGCCAGTAGGAATCACCTTCTTTAAGGATGAGAACACTCCTCCCTGGATCATCTTCAACGTGGTCTCTGATACTCTCTTCCTGGTTGACCTGGTCCTCAACTTCAGGACCGGTATCGTCAAGGAGGACAGCACTGAGATACTGCTAGACCccaa GGCTATCCGTCAGCGCTACCTAAAGAGCTGGTTTGCGGTGGACTTTGTGTCGTCCATCCCTGTGGACTACATCTTCCTGATGGTGGACTTGGAGGCCCGGCTGGACTCAGAGGTTTATAGGACGGCCAGGGCCCTCCGCATCGTACGCTTCACCAAGATCCTCAGCCTGCTACGCCTGCTGCGCCTGTCACGACTCATACGCTACATCCAccagtgggaggag ATCTTCCATATGACCTATGACCTGGCCAGTGCCATGGTGAGGATAGTCAACCTGATAGGCATGATGCTGCTGCTGTGCCACTGGGACGGATGTCTACAGTTCCTGGTTCCCATGCTGCAAGACTTCCCCCTGGACTGCTGGGTCTCCAAGAATAACATGGTG aatGATACGTGGGGGATCCAGTACTCCTATGCCCTTTTCAAAGCGATGAGCCACATGTTGTGTATTGGCTACGGTGCCCAGGCTCCAGAGGGCATGACAGACGTGTGGCTCACCATGCTCAGTATGATCATTGGTGCCACCTGCTATGCCATGTTCATCGGCCATGCCACCGCTCTCATACAGTCCCTGGACTCCTCAAGACGACAGTACCAGGAGAAA TATAAGCAGGTGGAGCAGTACATGTCGTTCCATAAGCTCCCTGCAGATGTCCGTCAGAGGATTCATGAGTACTACGAGCATCGCTTCCAGGGCAAGATGTTTGATGAGGAGAACATACTGGGTGAACTCAGCGAACCACTAAAggag GCGATAGTTAGCTTTAACTGCCGTAGCCTGGTGGCTCACATGCCGCTGTTTGCTAACGCGGACCCTAACTTTGTGACGGCAGTGCTGACCAAGCTTCGTTTCGAGGTGTTCCAGCCCAATGACTTCATCATCCGTGAGGGCACGGTGGGACGCAAGATGTACTTCATTCAACACGGACGAGTCGGCATACTCACCCGTGGAAACAAGGAGACCAAACTCAGTGACGGGTCCTACTttgggg AGATCTGTCTGTTGACTCGGGGCCGGAGGACGGCGAGCGTCAGAGCAGATACATACTGTCGTCTCTACTCCCTCAGTGTGGACAGCTTCAACGAGGTCCTGGAGGAACACCCTATGATGAGGCGGGCCTTCGAGACGGTGGCCGTCGACCGGTTGGACCGCATCG GTAGGAAGAACTCTATCCTGATGAGGAAGCCGTCCCAGGCGGGTTCCATGGCGGGGGGCAGCGGTTTGGGGCGTGggggtcgaggaggaggagggggcggggCTAGGCATGGGAGGGCTGGGCTCCTGTGA